The Thermoplasmata archaeon genome window below encodes:
- the thpR gene encoding RNA 2',3'-cyclic phosphodiesterase, giving the protein MKIRMFISVPIKDKEPLKTVLDDVNSLPNVRPSPLSQMHITMRFIGDIDDGKIKKVVKAVTDAVEGMEPFEVTIKGAGCFPKPQRPSVIWIGAEPSDILKRISDGIAANLKAANISFDEKPFKSHITVGRCTGPMDPRPFIERYSEKEIESFLCDEVLVMRSELSPQGAKHTVLARVPIGLSY; this is encoded by the coding sequence ATGAAGATCAGAATGTTCATCTCGGTCCCGATCAAAGACAAGGAACCTCTGAAAACGGTACTCGATGATGTGAATTCACTGCCTAACGTGAGGCCTTCCCCGCTCTCACAGATGCATATCACCATGAGGTTCATCGGGGACATCGATGACGGAAAGATAAAGAAGGTTGTGAAAGCCGTGACTGATGCCGTCGAAGGGATGGAGCCGTTCGAAGTGACGATAAAAGGTGCCGGATGTTTTCCCAAACCCCAGAGGCCTTCCGTTATCTGGATAGGTGCAGAGCCCAGCGACATTCTGAAGAGGATCTCGGACGGGATCGCAGCGAATCTGAAAGCTGCCAACATATCCTTCGATGAGAAACCCTTCAAAAGCCATATCACGGTCGGAAGATGCACTGGTCCTATGGATCCGAGACCATTCATCGAAAGATACTCCGAAAAGGAGATAGAATCGTTCCTGTGCGATGAGGTGCTCGTGATGAGGTCGGAACTGAGTCCGCAGGGCGCTAAGCATACCGTCCTAGCTAGAGTCCCTATCGGTTTGTCATATTGA